GCCGGGCTTCTTCGACGACCCGTACGCGCAGTACGCGCTGCTCCGCACGCACGACCCCGTCCACCACACGCCGATCGGGCCCGTCGCGCTGTTCCGCTACGAGGACGTCTTCACCCTCCTGCGCGATCCGACGCTGAGCGTGGACGAGCGCAACGCGGAGCCGTTCCCGGTGCCCGAGGACGTCGCCGCGCTCGTCGAGGGGCGCGAGGACTTCGGGCAGCTGACGATGCTCAACCGCGACCCGCCCGATCACGACCGGCTCCGCCGTCTCGTGTCGCGCGTCTTCACGCCGCGGCGCATCGAGCAGCTGCGGCCGCGCGTGACGGAGCTCGTCGACGCCGCGCTCGACGCCGCGGCCGCAAGTGGCGTCGAGATGGACGTCGTCGCGCAGCTCGCGTTCCCGCTGCCCTTCCAGGTGATCTCCGACATGCTCGGCATGCCGGAGGCCGACGGCGCGCACATGCGCGACTGGTCGCACACGATGACGAAGATGCTCGACCCGATCGTCGCGTACGACGACGTCGAGGCCGCGCTGCACGCGTCCGACTCGATGCTCGCCCATGTACGCGCGGCGATCGCGTGGAAGCGGCGCGAGCCGGCGGACGACCTGCTGAGCGCGCTCGTGTCCGTCGCCGACGACCGCACCGGCGAGCAGCTCTCGGAGGACGAGCTCGTCGCGCAGGTCGTGCTGCTCTACATCGCCGGGCACGAGACGACCGTCAACCTGATCGGCAACGGCGTGCTCGCGCTGTTGCGTCACCCGGGCGAGCTCGCGCGCCTGCGCGACGACCCCTCGCTCGACGCGAACGCGGTCGAGGAGCTGCTCCGCTACGACAGCCCGGTGCAGTTCTCGCGCCGCATCACCACGCGAGACGTCGAGATCGCGGGCGTTCCCGTCCCGGCCCGCACGTTCGTGATGACCTGCCTCGCGTCCGCCAACCGGGATCGGGCGAAGTGGGGTCCGACCGCCGACGACCTCGACCTCGGCCGCGACGGCGCGTCGCAGCACGTGTCGTTCGGCAGCGGCGTCCACTACTGCCTGGGCGCCGCGCTCGCGCGCCTCGAGGGACAGGTCGCGATCCCGCGCCTCGTGCGGCGCTTCCCCGAGCTCACGCTGCTCGACGAGCAGCCGGTGTGGGGCGGCCGCATCGTGCTGCGCGGGCTCGACCGTCTGCGCGTGTCGCTCGCCGGCTGACGGACTGCAACCCGTTCGCAGTCCGGGTCCCGAATCGGGCAAGGTGAGGTCCGTGAGCGTCCGGTCCGTCCGCCTCATTCCCGACGCGTCGCAGCAGGAGGTGCTCCTGTCGACGCTGCAGCGCGTCAACCGCGCGTCCAACGAGGCGCGCACCAAGGCGTTGGAGCAAGGGGTGACGTCGGGGACGGGTCTGCGCGAGATCGTCCGGGAGGCGCTCGAGCGCTTCAAGCTCCCCGCCGGGTTCTCGACGCCCGCGTTCCGGCGCGTCGAGGCGTCGCTCTCGGGCCCGACCGGGCGCCGCCAGCGCTTCAGCGAGTACCAGTCGCTCGTGTTCCCCGCGTCGTCGCTGCGGTGGCCGTCGTCCGACCGGGTCGTGATGCCGACCGCGGCCGGCCGGCGCACCGTCCGCGCGTACGTCGAGCCGGGCGGTCACGGTGGCCTCCGGCCGCCGCTCGAAGGCCTCGACGCCGCGCTCGTCTACCGCAACGGCGAGTTCGACCTCGTCGCGGCGGACGACCCCGACGAATGACGGCGGGCGACGACCGCGCCGCGCGGACGAACGCCGGCCGTGGGCCGATGCCCACGACGGCCGGCGCCGAGGGAGCCATGGGCGCGACGACGACGCTGCTGCTCGTCCGGCACGGCCAGTCGACGTGGAACGCGGCCGGCCGCTGGCAGGGCCACGCCGACCCGCCGCTGTCACGCCTCGGTGAGGAGCAGGCCCGCCAGGCCGGGTCCCGGCTCGCGTCCAACGGCCGGGTGGACGCCGTCGTGACGTCCGACCTGCGGCGCGCCCACCAGACGGCACGTCTCGTCGCCGGGGCGCTCGGGCTCGACCCGGTCGTCGACACGCGCGTGCGCGAGCGCGACGCGGGGGAGTGGACCGGGCTCACACGCGACGACATCGAACGCGACTGGCCGGGATACCTCGCCGACCATCGCCGGCCACCCGGCTTCGAGGACGACGCGACCCTGCTCGCGCGCGTGCTCCCCGCGCTCGTCGACCTCGCGGCGCGCCACGAGCGCGGGCGCGTGCTCGTCGTCACCCACGGCGGTGTCGTGCGGACCGTCGAGCGCCACTTGGGGACGACGGGACCGCCGCTCGCCAACCTCGGCGGCCGTGCCGTGCACGTGCGCCGCGACGCGTCGACCGTTGTGGTGGGCGAGGCCCTCCTGCTGGCCGGCGGCGACGACGTCACCGTCACGGTCCCCAACCAGATCTGACGGAGCGGCGAGCGTCTGCGGGCGGGGTATCCCCGCCCGCAGCGAGTGCGACCATGGACATGGCGGCCGGGTGCCAGACCCGCGCCTCAGGGCCTGATGGTGAAGATGTCGACGGCGATCTCCTGGGGCGGAGTCGGGAAGCCGCCCTCGATGCCCGCCTGCAGCCGCGGCATCAGGACGTCGTCGCGGAAGCGCTCCCAGCTCGCCTGCGTCTCGTGGACGGCCAGGATCGTCCAGCCGCCCTCGGACGGGCCGGCCGCGTGGAAGATCTGCCCGTCGGGCAGGCTGCCGTCGGCGGGATGCACGGCGCGCAGCGACGCCTCGTAGTTCTCCTTCGTCCCACCCGGGAAGTGATGCACGATTCCGTACGGCATGTCGGGTCCTTTCGGTCGTGTCGGTCGAGCGTGCCGACCCGGCCGCGTCACCCGCGCGTCACCCGTACCTGATGCGCGGGTGACGCGCGTGGGTCGTCAGCCTCCCCGAAACACACGAGAGGAGGCGCATATGCCGTCCGTTGGGTTCGTCGCACCGATACTTCCCGGCAAGACCGAGGACGACCGTGCCGCGATCGCGTCGTGCGCGCACGGTGGCGACCGGCACGCCGAGTACGTGAGGTCGCGCACGCGCGCGGGCATCACGCGCGAGCGCGTCTGGCACCAGAGCACACCGACGGGCGACGTCGCGGTGATCTACATGGAAGCCGACGATCTCGACGCCGCGTTCAAGACGCTCGGAACGTCCGACGATCCGTTCGATCGTTGGTTCCGTGACCGCGTGCGCGACGTGCACGGGATCGCGCTGGAGGACGGTTTCCCGCCGCCGGAGCAGATCCTCGACTTCGAACGCTGACGCCCGGCGCCGTCACATCCCGACCCCGAGCCGCCCGCCCGCAGCCCGGTTAGAGTCCCGCGTCGCTCGACAGGGCGCGGCGGCGGGCAGGCCACGGGAGCAGGCAGGCGGGCATGGGGTTCGTTCTCGACGACGCGCGCGCATGAGCGGCCCCCGACCGCCGGTCGCGTGCGTGCGCGTCCTCGGCGGGGTGAGCGCCGTCAGGTCCGACGGCTCGACCGTCGACGTCCCCAGCGCGAGTCAACGGCGGCTGCTCGCGCTCCTGGCGCTCCACGCTCCACGGCGGCTGCGCGCCGAGTGGCTCGCCGACGTCCTGATGGTCTCGCCCGGCGCGCTGCGGACGACGGTCGCGCGGCTCCGAGGCGTGATCGGCTCGGACGTCCTCGTGACGACGAG
Above is a window of Acidimicrobiia bacterium DNA encoding:
- a CDS encoding histidine phosphatase family protein — encoded protein: MGATTTLLLVRHGQSTWNAAGRWQGHADPPLSRLGEEQARQAGSRLASNGRVDAVVTSDLRRAHQTARLVAGALGLDPVVDTRVRERDAGEWTGLTRDDIERDWPGYLADHRRPPGFEDDATLLARVLPALVDLAARHERGRVLVVTHGGVVRTVERHLGTTGPPLANLGGRAVHVRRDASTVVVGEALLLAGGDDVTVTVPNQI
- a CDS encoding cytochrome P450, with translation MSTTPTVAFNPFEPGFFDDPYAQYALLRTHDPVHHTPIGPVALFRYEDVFTLLRDPTLSVDERNAEPFPVPEDVAALVEGREDFGQLTMLNRDPPDHDRLRRLVSRVFTPRRIEQLRPRVTELVDAALDAAAASGVEMDVVAQLAFPLPFQVISDMLGMPEADGAHMRDWSHTMTKMLDPIVAYDDVEAALHASDSMLAHVRAAIAWKRREPADDLLSALVSVADDRTGEQLSEDELVAQVVLLYIAGHETTVNLIGNGVLALLRHPGELARLRDDPSLDANAVEELLRYDSPVQFSRRITTRDVEIAGVPVPARTFVMTCLASANRDRAKWGPTADDLDLGRDGASQHVSFGSGVHYCLGAALARLEGQVAIPRLVRRFPELTLLDEQPVWGGRIVLRGLDRLRVSLAG